ACCCATGCACCGTCGCCTTGTCCCCTACCCCAAGGCGCTGCAGCAAGACCAGCATGCGGTTTGAACTGATCGTATCGCCCTGTTTGCCGATTACCGGGAACAAATATTGGCCGAACCGCTCATTGCCATATTTCCCATAGACGTTGAGTTCCTTGATCTCACGAAGCAACGCAACCGCCTGCGGCGGCAATGGCACGAGATGCTCGGCTCTCATTTTCATCCGCTCGGCGGGAATCCGCCAGAGCGGCTCGGGACCGCCTAAGCCTTCAAATTCATTCCATTGCGCATGCCGGGTTTCCGTCGTCCGGACCATCGTCAGGATCGTCCAGCGCAAAGCAAGATGGCTGAGCCTGGAGCCCGTATCGGCGTTCAGCGCCGCATAAAAGCGTGGTAATTCCTTGATGGGTATTTTCGATCGATGCGTGACCGGAGCGCGTTTGCGCATGACCGTTCCCAGATCACGACAAGGATCCGTGAGAACCCGACCGTCTGGAATGCCGAACCGGAAGATTTCGCTGCAATAGGCCCGCACCCTGTGCGCCATCTCGATCGCGCCGCGATCCTCAATGGTCTTGAGCGCATCGAGCATGTCCCGGGGCAGGATCGAGCGGACCGACAGCTTGCCGATGGTCGGAAAAATATCGGCTTCAAGGCGACGCTCGATCACGCCGGCATAGCGGTCAGACCATCCCGGTCGCTTGGCGATCATCCATTCCTGGGCCAGTTGGCTGAACGTCGTCCGCTCGGCCTGATCCTCATGCTTTTTCTGCCGCTTGATGTCCGCAGGGTCCTTTCCGGCAGAGAGAACCGCTTTCATCTCCTCGCGCCAGACCCGTGCACGGTCAATGCTCATCGCCGGATAGTCACCGCCGGTGATGCACTTCTGCTTGTGCGCAAAGCGATAGGAGAGTCGCCACTCGCGTCGACCACCCGGCAGGACGCAGATGTTGAGGCCGCCGCCATCGGCTTTCTTGATAGGGCGGGCGGCAGGCAAAATGGATTGGATGATAGTATCGGTCAGCACGGATCAGTCTCCTGAACGCCGTGCGCGAGACTTGAATCCTAACTTTGCACCAACAAATTTACCTACAAATCTCATGGTAACCACCTGGGCGGTTATGATCCTGTTGGAGACCATGTTACATGAAATAACAGCCTGAAAACAGGCCATTTTTTGACGTCCATTTGGGACGTTGTTGGTCTTTTTGGACCTTGTTTTGGTTGCGGGAGAAGGATACGAAGCCTTGCTGAGCGGAGCGAAGCTAGGCGCAGTTGGATGAGGGGGAGCGTGCCTGTGGCCCGCGCGATCCGAAGGATCGCAACCCCCTCACCCGGCTACGACTAAGGCAGCAAGCTGCCAAGTCTGCGCAGCCTCGGCCAGAGTCACGTGCCTCTGGCCGACCCTCAAGGGAGAGGGGTAAAAGAATAGCCGCTCTCCACCCAAATCACTTGGTCTGGTCGGTCTCAAATCGCCTTGCCCCCTGTCAGTGTTTGAGATCGAGTCCCAGCGAGCGCGCCACCAACGCCGCCTGCGTGCGGTTCTGCACATCCAGTTTCCGCATGATCGCGGTCATATGCGCTTTCACGGTCGCCTCGCTCATCATGAGGTCGTGCGCGATCTGCTTGTTGAGCTTGCCGTTCAGCACTTCCAGCAGAACCTTCAACTGGGTCGGCGTCAGGGAAGCGATCTCCTTCTGCACCGCATCTTCCGGCCGTGGCGGGGCAGGCGGAAGCCTGTGGCCGCTCAACGCGCGCGCAATCGCGGTCTCGATGACGGACAGGTCGCTATCCTTCGAGAGGAAGCCGACCGCGCCCAACGCCTGGGCCTCCTCCGCCGTCTTCGCCCCGTCGGCGCTTGAGACGACCAGGATCGGCACGCCGGGCCGTTCGGCATGAAGCAGCGCGATGCCCGAATAGCCGACCGCGCCGGGCATCTTCAGATCGAGCAGGATGAGGCGCAGGACCACCGCCTCGCTCGCCGCCCTTACCGCGGCGGCGAGCGTGCCCGCTTCTACGATGCCGGCTTCGGGAGCGACCTTCATCACCGCCACCGTCAGAGCCTGACGGAAGAGCGGGTGGTCGTCCGCGATCAGAATCGTCTCTATTGCGCCTCTTCCAACCATGGCCTGTTCGCCAGCAGATTATCGACCACGGAGGGATCGGCAAGCGTCGACGTGTCGCCAAGGTTGGAAATATCATTTTCCGCGATCTTCCTCAGGATGCGCCGCATGATTTTGCCGGACCGCGTCTTGGGCAGGCCGGGGGCGAACTGCACCACGTCCGGCGAGGCGATGGGGCCGATCTCGCTGCGGACCCAGCGTATCAACTCGCCGCGCAGGGCATCGTCCGGCTCGACATCGGCATTGGTGGTGACATAGGCGTAGATGCCCTGCCCCTTGACCTCATGCGGCATGCCGACGACGGCGGCCTCGGCAACTTGTGGGTGCGCGACGAGCGCGCTCTCTATCTCCGCCGTGCCCATGCGATGGCCGGAGACGTTGATGACGTCATCGATCCGGCCAGTGATCCAATAATAGCCGTCCTCGTCGCGGCGGCATCCGTCGCCGGTGAAATAGCGCCCGGCGAAGGTGGTGAAATAGGTCTGGAAGAAGCGGTCATGATCGCCCCAGACGGTGCGCATCTGGCCCGGCCAGCTATCCGCCAGGACAAGGCAGCCTTCGCCCGGCCCCTCGATCAGCCTCCCCTCGCCGTCGACCAGTTCGGGCTTCACGCCGAACATCGGCAGGGTCGCAGAGCCGGGCTTCAGCGCCGTGGCGCCGGGCAGCGGGCTGATCATCGCGCCGCCAGTCTCGGTCTGCCACCATGTATCGACGATGGGGCAGCGTCCCTCCCCCACGACATGGTGATACCATTCCCATGCCTCCGGATTGATCGGTTCTCCCACACTGCCGAGCAATCGCAATGACTTGCGGCTGGTCTTTCGCACCCACTCGTCACCCTCCCGCATCAGCGCGCGCAGGGCGGTGGGGGCGCCGTAGAAAATCTCCACGCCGAACTTGTCGACGACCTGCCAGAAGCGGGAGGGGTCCGGGAAGTTGGGTACGCCCTCGAACATCACGGTCGTCCCGCCGTTCATCAGCGGCCCATAGACGACATAGCTGTGCCCCGTGACCCAGCCGATGTCGG
Above is a window of Sphingobium sp. JS3065 DNA encoding:
- the acs gene encoding acetate--CoA ligase — its product is MDQGVYPVPNQWAKEALVDAAQYREMYARSIAEPERFWAEEAQRLDWMRPFSQVKATSFSEEDFGISWFADGTLNLSANCLDRHLAERGDAIAILWEPDDPAEPERRISYGALHEEVCRFANLLKARGVKRGDRVTLYLPMVPEAAVAMLACARIGAIHSIVFAGFSPEALAGRIEDCASRIVVTADEGLRGGRKVPLKANVDAALVHCPDVDTVVVLRRTGAGVPMAEGRDIDWTTAVQSQPAACEPEEMGAEDPLFILYTSGSTGKPKGVLHTTGGYSLWAAMTHQYVFDYRPGQIYWCAADIGWVTGHSYVVYGPLMNGGTTVMFEGVPNFPDPSRFWQVVDKFGVEIFYGAPTALRALMREGDEWVRKTSRKSLRLLGSVGEPINPEAWEWYHHVVGEGRCPIVDTWWQTETGGAMISPLPGATALKPGSATLPMFGVKPELVDGEGRLIEGPGEGCLVLADSWPGQMRTVWGDHDRFFQTYFTTFAGRYFTGDGCRRDEDGYYWITGRIDDVINVSGHRMGTAEIESALVAHPQVAEAAVVGMPHEVKGQGIYAYVTTNADVEPDDALRGELIRWVRSEIGPIASPDVVQFAPGLPKTRSGKIMRRILRKIAENDISNLGDTSTLADPSVVDNLLANRPWLEEAQ
- a CDS encoding tyrosine-type recombinase/integrase, with amino-acid sequence MLTDTIIQSILPAARPIKKADGGGLNICVLPGGRREWRLSYRFAHKQKCITGGDYPAMSIDRARVWREEMKAVLSAGKDPADIKRQKKHEDQAERTTFSQLAQEWMIAKRPGWSDRYAGVIERRLEADIFPTIGKLSVRSILPRDMLDALKTIEDRGAIEMAHRVRAYCSEIFRFGIPDGRVLTDPCRDLGTVMRKRAPVTHRSKIPIKELPRFYAALNADTGSRLSHLALRWTILTMVRTTETRHAQWNEFEGLGGPEPLWRIPAERMKMRAEHLVPLPPQAVALLREIKELNVYGKYGNERFGQYLFPVIGKQGDTISSNRMLVLLQRLGVGDKATVHGFRSIASTVLNETGLFKADWIELQLAHVPGGVRAVYNAARYLSHRRQMLEWWADYLDKAEQASAAIAIEKATPAKPNVGALEWFQSSW
- a CDS encoding response regulator transcription factor — encoded protein: MVGRGAIETILIADDHPLFRQALTVAVMKVAPEAGIVEAGTLAAAVRAASEAVVLRLILLDLKMPGAVGYSGIALLHAERPGVPILVVSSADGAKTAEEAQALGAVGFLSKDSDLSVIETAIARALSGHRLPPAPPRPEDAVQKEIASLTPTQLKVLLEVLNGKLNKQIAHDLMMSEATVKAHMTAIMRKLDVQNRTQAALVARSLGLDLKH